The Callospermophilus lateralis isolate mCalLat2 chromosome 15, mCalLat2.hap1, whole genome shotgun sequence genome window below encodes:
- the Tspan15 gene encoding tetraspanin-15 isoform X1, giving the protein MDFHRGLPWGQCPWKALSDRVGRGRGGRPESQGGPSLGATSCPLHCLPPALASWLVHLLPVLGGPNSPVAQGRAVVGQEGVPRALRVEGSHPPHPHPVAPGMSLTWCHQARSSAKCPLHKSLSAVSSFPSPPSGDRLTHPGVPLRRHPRPGPGQLAWPFTPRWTLERLRHWVASGEGGPVARLVLAPPGPCGEQAASPAAPAPGSRARPEGRSRPTIDFLNDNIRRGIENYYDDLDFKNIMDFVQKQFKCCGGEDYRDWSKNQYHDCSAPGPLACGVPYTCCFRNTTDVVNTMCGYKTIDKERLSVQDVIYVRGCTNAVLIWFMDNYTIMAGLLLGILLPQFLGVLLTLLYITRVEDIIMEHSVTDGLLGPDAKLSADTAGTGCCLCYPS; this is encoded by the exons atggatttccacagaggcctcccTTGGGGTCAGTGCCCTTGGAAGGCCCTCAGTGACAGGGTGGGGAGAGGCCGGGGAGGGAGGCCAGAGAGCCAAGGAGGACCCTCCCTTGGGGCCACCAGCTGCCCTCTGCACTGTCTTCCTCCTGCCCTGGCCTCCTGGCTTGTCCACCTGTTGCCAGTTCTCGGGGGTCCAAACAGCCCAGTGGCCCAGGGGAGGGCAGTGGTGGGCCAGGAGGGTGTCCCTAGGGCCCTGAGGGTGGAAGGAAGCCACCCACCACATCCCCACCCTGTGGCCCCAGGCATGTCCCTGACCTGGTGTCACCAGGCACGCAGCTCAGCCAAGTGCCCCTTGCACAAGTCACTCAGTGCTGTGAGCTCATTCCCCAGCCCCCCCTCGGGTGACAGACTGACCCACCCTGGTGTCCCGTTACGTCGCCATCCCCGGCCAGGCCCCGGCCAGTTGGCCTGGCCCTTCACACCCAGATGGACGTTGGAAAGGCTTCGTCACTGGGTGGCCTCTGGGGAGGGTGGGCCTGTGGCCAGGCTGGTCCTCGCTCCACCTGGGCCGTGTGGTGAGCAGGCAGCTAGTCCAGCCGCCCCTGCCCCGGGGTCCAGGGCCAGACCCGAGGGGCGAAGCAGGCCG ACCATCGACTTTCTGAACGACAACATCCGACGAGGGATCGAGAACTACTACGACGACCTCGACTTCAAGAACATCATGGACTTTGTTCAGAAGCAG TTCAAGTGCTGTGGCGGGGAGGACTACCGAGACTGGAGCAAGAACCAGTACCACGACTGTAGCGCCCCCGGGCCGCTGGCCTGCGGGGTGCCCTACACCTGCTGCTTCAGAAACACG ACAGACGTTGTCAACACCATGTGCGGCTACAAAACCATCGACAAGGAG CGCCTCAGCGTGCAGGACGTCATCTACGTGCGGGGCTGCACCAATGCTGTGCTCATCTGGTTCATGGATAACTACACCATCATGGCGGGCCTCCTGCTGGGCATCCTGCTCCCCCAG TTCTTGGGGGTGCTGCTGACGCTTCTGTACATCACCCGCGTGGAGGACATCATCATGGAGCATTCTGTCACCGACGGACTTCTGGGCCCAGATGCCAAGCTCAGCGCGGACACAGCGGGCACAGGCTGCTGCTTGTGCTACCCCAGTTAG
- the Tspan15 gene encoding tetraspanin-15 isoform X2, translating into MDFHRGLPWGQCPWKALSDRVGRGRGGRPESQGGPSLGATSCPLHCLPPALASWLVHLLPVLGGPNSPVAQGRAVVGQEGVPRALRVEGSHPPHPHPVAPGMSLTWCHQARSSAKCPLHKSLSAVSSFPSPPSGDRLTHPGVPLRRHPRPGPGQLAWPFTPRWTLERLRHWVASGEGGPVARLVLAPPGPCGEQAASPAAPAPGSRARPEGRSRPTIDFLNDNIRRGIENYYDDLDFKNIMDFVQKQTDVVNTMCGYKTIDKERLSVQDVIYVRGCTNAVLIWFMDNYTIMAGLLLGILLPQFLGVLLTLLYITRVEDIIMEHSVTDGLLGPDAKLSADTAGTGCCLCYPS; encoded by the exons atggatttccacagaggcctcccTTGGGGTCAGTGCCCTTGGAAGGCCCTCAGTGACAGGGTGGGGAGAGGCCGGGGAGGGAGGCCAGAGAGCCAAGGAGGACCCTCCCTTGGGGCCACCAGCTGCCCTCTGCACTGTCTTCCTCCTGCCCTGGCCTCCTGGCTTGTCCACCTGTTGCCAGTTCTCGGGGGTCCAAACAGCCCAGTGGCCCAGGGGAGGGCAGTGGTGGGCCAGGAGGGTGTCCCTAGGGCCCTGAGGGTGGAAGGAAGCCACCCACCACATCCCCACCCTGTGGCCCCAGGCATGTCCCTGACCTGGTGTCACCAGGCACGCAGCTCAGCCAAGTGCCCCTTGCACAAGTCACTCAGTGCTGTGAGCTCATTCCCCAGCCCCCCCTCGGGTGACAGACTGACCCACCCTGGTGTCCCGTTACGTCGCCATCCCCGGCCAGGCCCCGGCCAGTTGGCCTGGCCCTTCACACCCAGATGGACGTTGGAAAGGCTTCGTCACTGGGTGGCCTCTGGGGAGGGTGGGCCTGTGGCCAGGCTGGTCCTCGCTCCACCTGGGCCGTGTGGTGAGCAGGCAGCTAGTCCAGCCGCCCCTGCCCCGGGGTCCAGGGCCAGACCCGAGGGGCGAAGCAGGCCG ACCATCGACTTTCTGAACGACAACATCCGACGAGGGATCGAGAACTACTACGACGACCTCGACTTCAAGAACATCATGGACTTTGTTCAGAAGCAG ACAGACGTTGTCAACACCATGTGCGGCTACAAAACCATCGACAAGGAG CGCCTCAGCGTGCAGGACGTCATCTACGTGCGGGGCTGCACCAATGCTGTGCTCATCTGGTTCATGGATAACTACACCATCATGGCGGGCCTCCTGCTGGGCATCCTGCTCCCCCAG TTCTTGGGGGTGCTGCTGACGCTTCTGTACATCACCCGCGTGGAGGACATCATCATGGAGCATTCTGTCACCGACGGACTTCTGGGCCCAGATGCCAAGCTCAGCGCGGACACAGCGGGCACAGGCTGCTGCTTGTGCTACCCCAGTTAG